One stretch of Hevea brasiliensis isolate MT/VB/25A 57/8 chromosome 12, ASM3005281v1, whole genome shotgun sequence DNA includes these proteins:
- the LOC110647327 gene encoding uncharacterized protein LOC110647327 isoform X1: MSRITKWKLEKTKLKVVFRLQFHATHIPQSGWDKIFISFIPTDSGKATAKTTKANVRNGTCKWADPIYETTRLLQDIKTKQYDEKLYKLVMAMGSSRSSILGEAIINLADYADALNPSVIALPLHGCDSGTILHVTVQLLTSKTGFREFEQQREIRERGLQTDQNSPDESSGPKVSSSEVSEQIDKVNKRVRFKEKSKDLASVEEEVGPNEECADSAVGFDGSSNTAESLYAEKHETSSTHEIDSLRSIVSGDLAGFSLGQSPQLEKGDPSDHRFSVQGTNDWVHGWSSDYSVDGDLAAAYEENSRLRGSLEVAQSSIHELKLEVSSLQSHADDIGHEAQKFAKQLAAEIVSGEELVKEVSVLKSECSKLKGDLEQLKISKLCPPFSSRGASEPEQDHIFQDLQLRWLKGLLDMEDKIRELQNKTCFGYDKKDFIFVHSGMETLLGILNNLKQASGLAVSSLNLKPSEEVSMEEIKEMSSHKNGQFATGTGFDVDLYQPELGMLHCLNIPGLISHEADAVDTINAMKSKIFELLRELDESKAEWESLAKKMDQMECYYEALVRELEENQSQMLHELQSLRNEHSTCLYTVSSAKAEMESTCQDLNNQILRLAEDKHDIDSLNKELERRAVTAEAALKRARLNYSIAVDQLQKDLELLSFQVLSMYETNENLIRQAFVYSSQESVQGFDSGEYGAKLLQFQNQSDGLRKQQLGGDSLLDDLKRSLHLREGLYQKVEEEVCEMHFVNIYLDVLSRALQETLLCSNEDVKLMNEEVNELKQQLVLSAESKALLMQKLQTAMDDVHFLNEYKANCIAKCDDITQQKQCLEVSLQNVTHDNHHLVQKITQLEAQVIQYRGFESKYEACSSENADLACLLEKKTLENGILQRENFSLQDELKTIKTEFDELASQKQNLQNFVNFMQCKLQNLLASNDNKNITGLPPLSESDNPDLLSRDLIGVVMQLEELQHNACERILQLVEEKKCLMHERDVAQLSTIAAESEITMLKQKFEHEIMKMVDKLDVSNALLQKLQLYIDTFANRLEVSSKIEERFTEQHNELFSDLDRLEVGLEELTSKNRDLAHEILVLETVTATELTKENHALTASLQDKNEECIKLASELKILKESLQSLYDENQALMASSRDKTEESVWLASGLSNIGNNLQSLIDENQALSISSLDKAAEAANLDENQALMMPSLDKTEESVKLALELGSLKQSLQSLHNEKKTWIASMEESARLATELNHLKESLQSLHHENQALVASSQDKTEESAKLALELSCLKESLRCLNDEKQTLITSLQNKIEESANLALELNHFKEALKSLDDEKQALMATLQDKTEETSKLASELNSLKESLQTLHDENEVLVAYSLGKSEESAKIESELNSLKECLQSLHNENQALMLSSRDKTNECVQLASELNRLGESLQSIHDQLEEERSLRESLEGKITDQTSKLNEKEFQLLHLKKLVSDLELDKLRVCNLLSHYDDSLKSTREECSSLAGLESELSEMHELLIAADVKLIFTKTQCEWRAGELVLLLSTSDRHLAELQKKHIDVETTLNRCLASEAQYIEENANLLTSLNSIRSAIEAYINENRLLLEANRVTAAELEEYKYRDQNVGLRDFEDKSQHCLEVERLKHALLSSEEEIDSLMFSKEELEVKVLVLKAKLDEQQDQIISMEGYSDELMMLRKQCNELTRRLTEQILKTEEFRNLSVHLKELKDKADAECIQARAKREPEALPVAMQESLRIAFIKEQYETRLQELKQQLSISRKHSEEMLWKLQDAIDEIENRKKSEACHLKKNEELGMKILELEAELQSLLSDKHERMNAYDLMKAEMECSLISLECCKEEKQKLQACLQECNQEKSKIAVELAQMKELMENSKLAMNIQEERNDGFCKVDCMSSDESVFRNVYHENPIADASIFGRRSVDAAPTYGPTRDASLKCFKQDSSRNFEEAECSSPASINTVDQANTLINMQLDQDVLVSSGVNGIQSPIFLNQDKLLHSDMKHLALINEHFRAKSLKSSMDHLSNELERMKNENSLLQDDHDFHQKFPTIRREFMQLQKANEELGSMFPLFNEFPGRGNALERVLALEIELAEALQGKKRSSIHFQSSFLKQHSDEEAVFKSFRDINELIKDMLELKGRYTAVETELKEMHDRYSQLSLQFAEVEGERQKLLMTLKNVRASNKAVHLNRSSSASIGDHSL; encoded by the exons ATTCCACAATCAGGATGGGATAAGATTTTTATATCTTTCATTCCTACTGATTCTGGAAAAGCAACGGCAAAGACAACCAAAGCCAATGTGAGAAATGGGACCTGTAAATGGGCAGATCCCATCTATGAGACAACCAGACTTCTCCAAGATATCAAAACCAAGCAATATGATGAAAAACTCTATAAGCTTGTTATGGCAATG GGTTCATCACGATCTAGTATACTTGGTGAGGCTATCATCAACCTTGCTGATTATGCTGATGCATTAAATCCTTCTGTCATTGCTCTGCCTCTTCATGGATGTGACTCTGGCACTATTTTACAT GTCACTGTGCAGCtgcttacttctaaaactggtttTAG AGAGTTTGAGCAGCAGAGAGAAATTAGAGAAAGGGGATTACAGACTGACCAAAATAGTCCTGATGAATCTTCTGGCCCAAAAGTATCATCTTCAGAAGTCAGTGAACAGATAGATAAG GTAAATAAAAGAGTTAGATTCAAAGAAAAATCTAAAGATCTTGCTtcagttgaggaagaggtggggCCAAATGAAGAATGTGCAGATTCAGCTGTAGGATTTGATGGCTCTTCCAATACTGCAGAAAGTTTATACGCTGAGAAGCATGAAACCTCCAGCACACATGAAATTGACAGCCTTAGGAGTATTGTCTCTGGTGATTTAGCTGGATTTTCCCTGGGTCAAAGTCCTCAGCTGGAGAAGGGGGATCCTTCTGATCATCGGTTTTCTGTGCAGGGAACCAATGACTGGGTTCATGGCTGGAGTTCAGACTATTCTGTCGACGGTGACTTGGCAGCAGCTTATGAAGAGAATAGTAGGCTTAGAGGAAGCTTGGAAGTAGCTCAGTCATCTATTCATGAGCTTAAATTGGAGGTAAGCTCATTACAGAGTCATGCTGATGACATAGGTCATGAAGCACAGAAATTTGCTAAGCAACTTGCTGCTGAGATTGTTTCTGGAGAGGAGCTGGTAAAAGAGGTATCTGTGCTGAAATCAGAGTGTTCAAAGTTGAAAGGTGATCTTGAACAGCTAAAGATTTCTAAATTATGCCCTCCATTTAGCAGCAGGGGAGCTTCTGAGCCAGAACAGGATCACATATTTCAAGATTTACAGCTCAGATGGCTAAAGGGGCTTTTGGACATGGAGGATAAAATAAGAGAGCTTCAAAATAAGACATGCTTTGGCTATGACAAAAAGGACTTCATATTCGTTCATTCAGGCATGGAGACATTGCTTGGTATCTTGAATAATCTCAAACAAGCAAGTGGACTAGCAGTTTCCAGTCTCAACTTGAAACCCTCAGAAGAAGTGAGCATGGAGGAGATTAAAGAAATGAGTTCACATAAAAATGGCCAGTTTGCAACAGGTACAGGGTTTGATGTGGACTTATATCAACCGGAGCTCGGTATGCTTCATTGTCTTAACATACCTGGCCTGATTTCTCATGAAGCTGATGCTGTAGATACAATCAATGCAATGAAAAGCAAGATTTTTGAGCTTTTGAGAGAGTTGGATGAGTCAAAAGCAGAATGGGAGAGCCTTGCCAAGAAAATGGACCAGATGGAGTGCTACTATGAAGCCCTTGTCCGGGAACTCGAGGAAAATCAGAGTCAGATGCTGCATGAGTTGCAAAGTCTCAGAAATGAGCACTCAACTTGCTTGTATACAGTTTCGTCCGCTAAGGCTGAGATGGAGTCTACTTGCCAAGACCTGAATAATCAGATATTAAGACTTGCTGAAGACAAACATGATATAGATTCCCTCAACAAAGAGCTTGAAAGAAGGGCTGTGACTGCAGAAGCAGCACTCAAACGGGCACGTTTGAACTACTCTATCGCTGTGGACCAGTTACAGAAGGACCTTGAACTGCTTTCTTTCCAGGTTTTGTCTATGTATGAGACTAATGAGAATCTCATAAGGCAAGCCTTTGTATATTCTTCACAAGAAAGTGTTCAAGGATTTGATTCGGGGGAATATGGAGCAAAACTCTTGCAATTTCAAAATCAATCTGATGGCTTAAGGAAACAGCAGTTGGGTGGAGATTCTCTTCTAGATGACTTGAAGAGATCACTCCACTTACGGGAAGGTCTTTACCAGAAGGTTGAAGAAGAAGTTTGTGAAATGCATTTTGTGAATATCTACTTGGATGTGCTTTCAAGGGCTCTCCAGGAAACTTTGCTCTGTTCAAATGAAGATGTAAAGCTTATGAATGAGGAAGTAAATGAGCTTAAGCAGCAGCTAGTGCTTTCAGCTGAGTCAAAGGCATTACTGATGCAAAAGTTGCAGACTGCAATGGATGATGTTCACTTTCTCAATGAGTACAAGGCTAATTGCATTGCTAAGTGTGATGATATAACTCAACAAAAACAATGTTTGGAGGTGAGTTTACAAAATGTGACCCATGACAATCATCATCTTGTGCAGAAGATTACTCAATTGGAAGCTCAGGTGATTCAATACAGAGGCTTTGAGAGCAAGTATGAGGCGTGTTCTTCAGAGAATGCAGATTTGGCATGCTTGTTGGAAAAGAAAACCCTAGAAAATGGGATTCTTCAACGTGAGAACTTCTCTTTGCAGGATGAGTTGAAAACTATCAAAACTGAGTTTGATGAGCTGGCTTCTCAGAAGCAAAACCTGcagaattttgtcaattttatgcaatgtaaattgcagaacttACTGGCATCCAATGACAACAAAAATATCACTGGATTGCCTCCCTTGAGTGAATCTGACAATCCGGATTTGCTGTCCAGGGACTTAATTGGTGTTGTAATGCAATTGGAAGAGCTTCAGCATAATGcatgtgaaaggattctccaacTTGTAGAAGAGAAGAAATGTCTAATGCATGAAAGAGATGTTGCACAACTGTCCACTATTGCAGCTGAATCTGAGATTACAATGTTGAAGCAGAAGTTtgaacatgaaataatgaagatgGTGGATAAATTAGATGTGTCGAATGCGTTGCTGCAGAAGCTTCAATTATATATTGACACTTTTGCTAACAGACTTGAGGTTAGCTCCAAAATTGAAGAAAGATTCACAGAGCAGCACAATGAGCTTTTCTCTGATCTTGATCGTCTAGAAGTTGGGCTAGAAGAACTTACTTCTAAGAATAGGGACCTTGCTCATGAAATCTTAGTATTAGAGACCGTGACGGCAACAGAACTCACCAAGGAAAACCATGCTTTAACAGCATCTTTGCAGGATAAAAATGAGGAATGCATCAAGCTTGCATCAGAACTGAAGATCTTGAAAGAAAGTTTGCAATCTCTGTATGATGAAAATCAGGCTTTGATGGCATCTTCAAGGGATAAAACAGAGGAGTCTGTATGGCTTGCATCAGGGTTAAGCAATATAGGAAATAACTTGCAATCTCTAATTGATGAAAACCAAGCTTTGAGTATATCTTCACTTGATAAAGCTGCAGAAGCTGCCAACCTTGATGAAAATCAGGCTTTGATGATGCCTTCACTGGATAAAACTGAGGAATCTGTCAAACTTGCATTGGAGCTTGGCAGTTTGAAGCAAAGCTTGCAGTCTCTACATaatgaaaagaaaacttggatTGCGTCAATGGAAGAATCTGCCAGGCTTGCAACAGAACTAAACCATTTGAAAGAAAGTTTGCAGTCTCTGCAtcatgaaaatcaagctttggtgGCATCTTCACAGGATAAAACTGAAGAATCTGCCAAACTTGCATTGGAGCTTAGCTGTTTAAAAGAAAGTTTGCGGTGTCTAAATGACGAGAAACAAACTTTGATTACATCTTTACAAAATAAAATCGAGGAATCTGCTAATCTTGCATTGGAGCTAAACCATTTTAAAGAAGCTTTGAAATCTCTGGATGATGAAAAACAAGCTCTGATGGCTACTTTACAGGATAAAACTGAGGAAACTTCCAAGCTTGCATCAGAGCTTAACAGTTTGAAAGAGAGTTTGCAGACTCTGCATGATGAAAATGAAGTTTTGGTGGCGTACTCACTGGGCAAATCTGAGGAATCAGCCAAGATTGAATCAGAGTTAAATAGTTTGAAAGAATGTCTTCAATCTCTGCACAATGAAAACCAAGCTTTGATGCTGTCTTCACGGGATAAAACTAATGAGTGTGTTCAGCTTGCGTCAGAGCTGAACAGGCTGGGAGAGAGTTTGCAATCTATTCATGATCAATTGGAAGAAGAGAGGAGCTTGAGAGAGAGTTTAGAGGGTAAAATTACAGATCAAACTTCCAAATTAAATGAGAAGGAATTTCAGTTGCTCCATCTCAAGAAATTGGTGTCAGATCTAGAATTGGATAAATTGAGAGTTTGCAATCTTTTGTCTCACTATGATGACAGCCTCAAAAGTACTCGTGAAGAATGTTCTTCTCTTGCTGGTCTTGAATCTGAGTTAAGTGAAATGCATGAACTGTTAATAGCAGCAGATGTCAAACTAATTTTCACAAAAACTCAGTGTGAATGGAGGGCTGGAGAGCTGGTTTTGCTGCTTTCCACCTCGGATAGGCATCTTGCTGAACTTCAGAAGAAGCATATTGATGTAGAAACAACCCTAAATCGATGTCTTGCCAGTGAAGCCCAATACATTGAAGAGAATGCAAATCTGTTGACAAGTCTCAACTCCATTAGATCTGCGATAGAGGCATATATTAATGAAAATAGGTTACTTCTTGAGGCAAACAGAGTTACAGCAGCTGAGCTTGAGGAATACAAGTATCGGGATCAAAATGTTGGGCTTAGAGATTTTGAGGATAAAAGTCAGCATTGCCTAGAGGTTGAAAGGCTGAAGCATGCATTGTTGAGTTCTGAAGAAGAGATTGACAGTCTGATGTTCTCCAAGGAAGAACTGGAAGTCAAAGTTCTTGTACTCAAAGCCAAATTAGATGAGCAGCAAGATCAGATAATTTCAATGGAAGGATACAGTGATGAACTTATGATGCTGAGGAAACAGTGTAATGAACTCACCAGGAGGCTCACAGAACAGATTTTGAAGACAGAAGAGTTTAGAAACTTGTCTGTTCATTTGAAGGAGCTTAAAGACAAGGCTGATGCTGAGTGTATCCAGGCTCGTGCAAAAAGAGAACCTGAAGCTCTGCCAGTTGCTATGCAAGAGTCCTTGAGGATTGCATTTATCAAAGAGCAGTATGAAACAAGGCTGCAAGAACTGAAGCAGCAGCTGTCCATCTCCAGAAAGCATAGTGAAGAAATGTTGTGGAAATTGCAAGATGCCATTGATGAAATTGAGAACAGGAAGAAATCTGAAGCCTGCCATCTTAAGAAAAATGAAGAACTGGGAATGAAGATCTTGGAATTGGAGGCTGAATTACAATCATTGCTTTCTGACAAGCATGAAAGAATGAATGCTTATGACCTGATGAAAGCTGAGATGGAATGTTCATTAATAAGCCTAGAGTGCTGCAAAGAAGAAAAGCAAAAACTTCAGGCATGTTTGCAAGAATGCAATCAGGAAAAGTCTAAAATTGCAGTTGAACTTGCTCAGATGAAAGAATTGATGGAGAATTCGAAATTGGCCATGAATATTCAGGAGGAAAGAAATGATGGATTCTGCAAAGTGGATTGCATGTCTTCTGATGAGTCAGTTTTCAGAAATGTCTACCATGAGAATCCCATTGCTGATGCGTCAATCTTTGGAAGAAGAAGTGTAGATGCAGCTCCTACATATGGTCCAACTAGGGACGCAAGTCTCAAGTGCTTCAAACAGGATAGTTCAAGGAATTTTGAAGAAGCTGAATGTTCATCCCCAGCTTCCATTAACACAGTTGACCAAGCAAACACACTCATTAATATGCAACTGGACCAG GATGTTCTTGTATCTAGTGGTGTGAATGGAATTCAAAGTCCCATATTCCTAAATCAAGACAAGTTGCTGCATAGTGACATGAAGCATTTAGCTCTTATCAATGAACATTTCAGAGCCAAAAGTTTAAAGTCTAGCATGGACCACTTGAGTAATGAG TTGGAGAGGATGAAAAATGAGAATTCACTTCTGCAAGATGATCAtgattttcaccaa